CACTTTCCGGCAACCGTGCACACGAGGTGGTTCGCCTCGAGCAGGTGGCCGAACAGGCCGCACAGGCACCCGGCGATTACGCGTCGGCGTTCGAAGAGATCCTGCACGAGCGTGCGGCCGGCGCGGTCGGCACCAAGTCCATCCTGGCCTACCGCGGCGGTTTCGACGGCGACCTGACCGAGCCCCGGGCCGCAGAAGTCAGTTCGGCCGCCCGCCGATGGCGGGATCGCGGCGGGACCCGGTTGCAGGACCGAGTTCTGTTGCGTTTCGGGCTGCACCAGGCCTTGCGACTCGGCAAGCCGCTGCAATTCCACGTAGGCTTCGGCGACCGCGACTGCGAACTGGACAAAGCCAATCCGCTGTACTTGCTCGACTTTCTGCGCCAATCCGGCGACACTCCGATCGTGTTGCTGCACTGCTATCCCTACGAGCGCGAGGCCGGCTACCTGGCGCAGGCCTTTGACAACGTCTATCTCGACGGCGGTTTGAGCATCAACTACCTGGGTGCCCGGTCGCCGGCCTTCATCGGCCGGCTGCTGGAGATGGCGCCGTTTCGCAAGATCATGTATTCATCCGATGGCTTCGGGCCAGTCGAACTGCACTATTTAAGCGCTGCATTGTGGCGCAAGGGTATTCACCGCGTGCTACGTGGATTCGTCGAAGACGGCGACTGGTGTGAAAGCGACGCAATGCGGGTAGTCGACCTTTTTGCACGTGAGAACGCTGCCCGCGTCTACAGCCTGGAACTCGGGAGGCGCTGAGGACAGGACGTGGAGATGGGGCTCGTCGGGGAGGCCATCGACTGGACCCGGCGACAGGTCGTGTCCAGAGTGCCCAAGGCCGATTTCGACCAGCGCGACCCGGACTATATCCGCGACCAACTGCCGGGCACGTGGTTGCTCGCGTCGCTGTACTTCCGGGCGGACGTGCAGGGCTTGGATCGAATCCCCAGCGAGGGACCGGTGCTGATGATCGGCAACCACAGCGGCGGCAACGTGCCCCCGGACACCTTCGTGTTCACACTGGCGTTCTGCTCGTACTTCGGCGTCGAGCGGCCGTTCTACCAGTTGGCCCATAACCTCGTCGTCTCGGCACCGCCGCTGGGCTGGTTGCGCAAATTCGGCACGGTGGCTGCCAACCCCGAAAATGCGCGGCTCGCATTGGATTCCGGCGCGGCACTGCTGGTGTATCCCGGCGGCGACTACGAAGTGTTCCGGCCGTCGTGGGAGCGCCACAAGGTCGACTTCGGCGGCCGCATGGGTTATGTGAAGCTGGCCCGGGAAGCCGGTGTGCCGATCGTCCCGGTCGCGAGCATCGGAGGCCAGGAGAGCGCGCTGTTCCTCAACCGCGGCCAGTGGCTGGCCAAGCTCTTGATGGCAGATAAGTTGCTGCGGCTCAAGAGCATTCCGATATCGCTGGCATTGCCCTGGGGATTGAACATCGGCGACTTGGCGGGCCATATACCGCTGCCGACCAAGATCACGATCGAGGTGCAGGAACCGATCGACGTCGAGGGTGACGACGAAGCGGTTCACGACAAGGTGATCGCCAGCCTGCAGGCCGCCGTCGACCGGCTCGCCGCCGATCGTCGGTTACCGGTGATCGGCTGATGCGCGTCGAACGCCGATGTGCCATCCGGGCCGACCGCGAGTCCGTCTGGAAAATCGTCAGCAACCCGGACTGCTACCCGACGTTCATGACGAACCTCGAGCGCTGGGAAGCGGCGAACGATCAGGCCGCCGGCGTGGGTGCCCGCTATACCGTCCATTGGAAAATCGGTTCGGTGCCGGTTGGCGGCCTGATCGAGGTAGTCGAATTCGACGAGCGCCGCGACCTGGCTTGGGTGGGCATCACGGGCGTCGCGTTACGCGGCCGAATCCGGCTGCGAGACGGCGCCGCGGGCCAAACGAAAGCAACCTTTCGGCTGTCGTATCAGGCGCCCGGCGGAATACTGGGCTACATCGCCGATCGAATCGCTGTGCGCCAGGTGGGCCGCACGCTGTCCGACACGCTGAAGTGCCTCAAGGGACTCGCTGAGTCCTGACTACCGGGAACGAACCGCCTGCGACGACATCGCATGTTGTCAACGTGATCGTCGCCGCACGGGAATTTCCCCTTGTGCCCCGTCGTTTGCTGGAATCGAACCAGTACGAGGGCGGCCGATCCGAGAGCAGTCCAGCGAGGGCGATCCGAGAGCAGTCCAGCGAGGGGGTGGCTTGTTCGATGCGGGCCATGAGCCGGCGGTTTGGCTGGCCTGGCCGGCCGAGGACGGGGAGCGCTACCGCACGCCCGGGATCTCGGGTGCGTACGGCAAATTGGCTGATGCACATGACCCTTCCGATGGCGGCGTTGTGGCTGCTGCTCGACAAACCCAAAGTCGACCTGGAATGGGACAACCGGGTGGCACACTTCGTGTTGGTCCTGTCGGCAGCCGTGGTGAGTGTGGTGTTGGGCGCCCTGATTGGGCGTGAGGCTCGCGCACGGGACGACGCACGCCTTTGGTTGGTGTCTCTCGTGTTTACGACGACTGCCGGCTTTTTCGGGGTGCACGCGCTGTTCACGCCGGGGGTGCTGATGGACACCTCCGATGCGGAATTCATGTTGCCGACTCGGATGGGCCTCGTGTTGGCCGGCGTGATCGCGCTGGCCTCCGCCGTCACGTTCACCCCGGAAAGAAACGCTCTTCTTTGGGCATGGCGCCGCCGGATATCCGTGCTGGTCTGGGTCCTCATGGCGGGGTCCGCGGTATTGATCCTTTGCGGCATGCTGGACCGGCTGCAGAATCAGGAGTTTCTGGAAGGCGTGGAGCAGGTCGGGGCGCTGGCCGGCGGGGCGCTGTTCTCGGCGGCGGCGCTTGCCTACTTCCCGATCTACCGGCGACGCCCCGCAGTGGTCGTCATGTCGGTGCTCACCGCCTTCGTGCTGCTGGCCGAGGCATCGGTGGCGTTGGCGCTCGGGATGAGCTGGCATGCCTCGTGGTGGCTGTGGCACCTGCTCATGACGATGGCCTTCTGTTTCATCGCCTACAGCGCGCGGGTCCAATTTCGCCGGGAGGGCGCGGTCAGAGGGCTGTTCGATGCTCTGGCCACTCAGCAGACCGTCGCCGATCTGCGCCGCGACTACACCGTGGCGCTGGAGGAGATGGTCGACGTGCTGCAGCGCCGCGAGCGCGGTGACTTGGTGGCTCCCGGTACCGCGGCCGCCCGGCTTGCCGACCGGTTCGAGCTGTCCGAACAGCAGGTCGCCGTTCTCAAGCGGGGCGCGGAGGCGCTCGGCACCGAGCGCGAGCGCGTGCGCAAGCTGGGCACGCTGATCGCCTTGGGCCGGGAGTCCAGCGTGATCCAGGACGAGGACACGTTGCTCGGTCGGGTTATGGCCGCCATCGCCGACGCCTTCCCCGGGGACCGATTTCGATTGGGCATCATGCGCGATGGTGAGCTCAGCTTTCGTGACGATGCGCCCGCCGACCGCGCGCTGGAGCTGCCCCTGATGGTCAAAGGCCAGGTCGCCGGTGTGATCGAGGCATATCGGCCGGACGGCGCGTTCGATGATGCCGACGTAGCGCTGCTGCGCTCATTCGCTACCCAATCCTCGATCGCATTGGAAAACGCCCGGCTCTACCACCACCTCGACGGCCTGTTCCGCAGCTACATGTCGCCGGCGGTCGCGACCACTCTGCTGGCCGACCCGGATCAAGCCGGGCTGGGCGGCGCGATCGCCGATGTGACGGTGTTGATGGCCGACTTGCACGGCTTCACTCCGTTCGCCGAGGCCACGTCTCCGGACCAGGTGGTCACCATGCTGAATACCTACTACGGCGCGGTCGTTCCGGTCATTCTCGAATCAGGTGGCACCGTCCTGCAGTTCGTCGGCGACGCCGTGATGGCGATCTGGGGCGCTCCGGCGCGCCAGGCCGACCACGCGTTGCGAGCCGCTGGTGCCGCGCTCGCACTGCACGCCGTGGTCGATGAGGCGGCCTGCGGACACTCCGACTGGCCGCGGTTTCGGGTTGGGGTCAACACCGGGCCGGCCCTGGTGGGCAACATCGGTGCAGAGCAGATGCGCAGCTTCACCGCAATCGGGGACACCATGAATCTGGCGGCGCGCCTGCAGAACTTAGCCGAGCCGGGTCAGGTGGTAGTTGGCCCCAGCACCTCGACAGCGCTTGGTACGACCGCCCGGGTGAGCAGGCACGGCTGGGTGAAGGTCAAGGGCAAGCGCGACCCGATTCGCCTGTGTGTGTTACACGAATTAGCGTCATAGCAACGGATTTCGTGTCTTTGCTGTACGTTTCGCCTAACGGCAGCGCATGGCGTAAGACGTGAACCCCGTTGTTGCACAGTGAAACATACCGTAGTTTTGAGTTAATACGGCTGCACAGGATTGCTGTATGTGTAGCGAAATCCATTGGCCCAGAACGTGAGACGACGTATAATAACCCTCGCGGGCAATTCGCTGCTGCACAAAGTCCGCGCCCAGAATACATTGTTCGAAGACGTACGGGGGAAATGCCATGTCACGTTGCACGAGCAAGATCGTCGTCGCGTTGATGCTCGCCTTTACCGCTTCCACAGCGTCGGGGTGTACGTTTCCGGTCACGATCAATTGCGATCCATTTACCTGCACGTCTTGATGGCGAGCAAGCCGAATCAGCTCGGACCCAAGCTAGGGTGTTTGGCACAGCGCCGCAGCAACATTCGCGGCGTTGCGTAGCGCACTACCCGCGTGGCACCAAGTTGGTGGCCGCGGTTCAGCCAAGTGATAGAGCGGAGATCCGCGATAATCACTGCTCGCACAGGGATTATCGCGGACTCACCTCAACGACTGCTGACCCTAAGGCGTAATGACTATACCGGAGCTGCCTGGGTCGATGGTCACCGGAAATGTGCATCCGGATGCCGTCAGCGCGGTGAAGCCGAGGATCACGGCGACGACAATTTTGCTGCTGAGACGTGACATGAAATTACCCCCTTCGTCTAAGGGCGTTCTGTTAGCAGAGATCCGTTCCGTTGCCCGAGACACACGTACAATACGATGGCAAAGCTCATGATCACGAGCGTTTTCACGAAAATCGGCACAAGATTTTTTGGCTCGATGCATTCAATCGGTACGATTCCCGCCTATCTGTCAGGGAACTGGTATGCGCAGCTGAAACACACTGAGGTGCAACACTTTTCAAATCAAGATCAACGGGAATTTGGTTGCTGCAAGGGGATGCAGGCCGGGCTACCGG
The DNA window shown above is from Mycobacterium sp. Aquia_216 and carries:
- a CDS encoding amidohydrolase family protein; protein product: MADSPALAQHISDVVLIDHHVHGCWLESGDRRRFENALNEANTEPLADSNLDSQLGFAVRAHCAPILELPKHVDPQVYWERRSEFTESELARLFLPAAAVSDWLVDTGIGGGTTDVVQLSALSGNRAHEVVRLEQVAEQAAQAPGDYASAFEEILHERAAGAVGTKSILAYRGGFDGDLTEPRAAEVSSAARRWRDRGGTRLQDRVLLRFGLHQALRLGKPLQFHVGFGDRDCELDKANPLYLLDFLRQSGDTPIVLLHCYPYEREAGYLAQAFDNVYLDGGLSINYLGARSPAFIGRLLEMAPFRKIMYSSDGFGPVELHYLSAALWRKGIHRVLRGFVEDGDWCESDAMRVVDLFARENAARVYSLELGRR
- a CDS encoding lysophospholipid acyltransferase family protein, with amino-acid sequence MGLVGEAIDWTRRQVVSRVPKADFDQRDPDYIRDQLPGTWLLASLYFRADVQGLDRIPSEGPVLMIGNHSGGNVPPDTFVFTLAFCSYFGVERPFYQLAHNLVVSAPPLGWLRKFGTVAANPENARLALDSGAALLVYPGGDYEVFRPSWERHKVDFGGRMGYVKLAREAGVPIVPVASIGGQESALFLNRGQWLAKLLMADKLLRLKSIPISLALPWGLNIGDLAGHIPLPTKITIEVQEPIDVEGDDEAVHDKVIASLQAAVDRLAADRRLPVIG
- a CDS encoding SRPBCC family protein — its product is MRVERRCAIRADRESVWKIVSNPDCYPTFMTNLERWEAANDQAAGVGARYTVHWKIGSVPVGGLIEVVEFDERRDLAWVGITGVALRGRIRLRDGAAGQTKATFRLSYQAPGGILGYIADRIAVRQVGRTLSDTLKCLKGLAES
- a CDS encoding adenylate/guanylate cyclase domain-containing protein gives rise to the protein MTLPMAALWLLLDKPKVDLEWDNRVAHFVLVLSAAVVSVVLGALIGREARARDDARLWLVSLVFTTTAGFFGVHALFTPGVLMDTSDAEFMLPTRMGLVLAGVIALASAVTFTPERNALLWAWRRRISVLVWVLMAGSAVLILCGMLDRLQNQEFLEGVEQVGALAGGALFSAAALAYFPIYRRRPAVVVMSVLTAFVLLAEASVALALGMSWHASWWLWHLLMTMAFCFIAYSARVQFRREGAVRGLFDALATQQTVADLRRDYTVALEEMVDVLQRRERGDLVAPGTAAARLADRFELSEQQVAVLKRGAEALGTERERVRKLGTLIALGRESSVIQDEDTLLGRVMAAIADAFPGDRFRLGIMRDGELSFRDDAPADRALELPLMVKGQVAGVIEAYRPDGAFDDADVALLRSFATQSSIALENARLYHHLDGLFRSYMSPAVATTLLADPDQAGLGGAIADVTVLMADLHGFTPFAEATSPDQVVTMLNTYYGAVVPVILESGGTVLQFVGDAVMAIWGAPARQADHALRAAGAALALHAVVDEAACGHSDWPRFRVGVNTGPALVGNIGAEQMRSFTAIGDTMNLAARLQNLAEPGQVVVGPSTSTALGTTARVSRHGWVKVKGKRDPIRLCVLHELAS